A single region of the Catenulispora sp. MAP5-51 genome encodes:
- a CDS encoding prolyl oligopeptidase family protein: MSSFAYPQAERLTVADHLHGRDVRDPYRWLEDPKDPRTEAWVAAQDSLFAEARAGWPATSGFAARLAALMGTGDVSAPAWRGGRRFLTRRLPGQEHAALLVIEADGTERVLVDPVALDPSGTTTLDGWQPSKEGDRLAYLISEAGTEESVLYVLDVDTLERLEGPIARTRYSPVGWLPGGEAYYYVRKPHPDTVPEGERQFHRRVHLHKVGTDPDVEDVEIFGAGTPKTSYFGVSVTRDGRWLEIDTHAGTAPRNDVYVADLTASSHESPALVPVQAGLDNQTSVEICDAGSPLAGSVLLWTDRDAPRGRICVAPAGELAYENWRDLVPEDPDAVLDSYALLDGPELERPLLVVARTRHAVGELALHDARTGEKVGEIPLPGLGTLAGLSTRPEGGHELWFGYTDYTTPLEIHHFDARTGLSTVWERPPAEVELPQVRTRQVTYTSKDGTAVRMFVIEGGEDGKEGEEGEEGPKPTILYGYGGFNIPMTPVYSPRILAWVNAGGTYAIANLRGGSEEGEEWHRAGMMANKQNVFDDFHAAGDWLVDHGVTTRAQLGIFGGSNGGLLVGAALTQHPEKYAAVVCWAPLLDMIRYEQHGLGVTWNEEFGTAEDPEQFGWLIAYSPYHNVHEGTAYPATLFAVFDSDSRVDPLHARKLAAALQHATSAPITRRPVLFRAEREAGHAARSVSKTVGVYADMWGFMAAELGLEVTSAGVPV; encoded by the coding sequence ATGTCGTCCTTTGCATACCCGCAGGCTGAACGTCTGACTGTGGCCGATCACCTGCATGGCCGCGACGTCCGCGACCCTTACCGCTGGCTGGAGGACCCGAAGGACCCGCGGACCGAAGCCTGGGTCGCGGCCCAGGACTCGCTGTTCGCCGAGGCCCGCGCGGGCTGGCCGGCCACCTCCGGATTCGCCGCGCGGCTGGCCGCGTTGATGGGCACCGGCGACGTCTCGGCGCCGGCCTGGCGCGGCGGACGCCGCTTCCTGACGCGGCGGCTGCCGGGCCAGGAGCACGCGGCGCTGCTCGTGATCGAGGCCGACGGCACCGAGCGGGTGCTGGTCGACCCGGTGGCGCTGGATCCGTCCGGCACCACGACGCTGGACGGCTGGCAGCCGTCGAAGGAGGGCGACCGCCTCGCCTACCTGATCTCGGAGGCCGGGACCGAGGAGTCGGTCCTCTACGTGCTCGACGTCGACACCCTGGAACGCCTCGAGGGCCCGATCGCCCGCACCCGGTACTCGCCGGTGGGCTGGCTGCCCGGCGGCGAGGCCTACTACTACGTCCGCAAGCCGCACCCCGACACCGTCCCCGAGGGGGAACGGCAGTTCCACCGGCGCGTACACCTCCACAAGGTGGGGACCGACCCGGACGTCGAGGACGTCGAGATCTTCGGCGCCGGCACGCCGAAGACCAGCTACTTCGGGGTCTCGGTGACCCGCGACGGCCGCTGGCTGGAGATCGACACCCACGCCGGGACCGCGCCGCGCAACGACGTCTACGTCGCCGACCTGACCGCGAGCTCGCACGAGAGCCCGGCGCTGGTCCCGGTCCAGGCCGGCCTGGACAACCAGACCTCGGTCGAGATCTGCGACGCCGGCTCCCCGCTGGCCGGCAGCGTCCTGCTGTGGACCGACCGGGACGCCCCGCGCGGCCGGATCTGCGTGGCCCCGGCGGGCGAGCTCGCCTATGAGAACTGGCGCGATCTGGTTCCCGAGGACCCGGACGCGGTCCTGGACTCCTACGCGCTGCTGGACGGTCCGGAGCTGGAGCGCCCGCTGCTGGTCGTGGCCCGCACCCGGCACGCGGTCGGCGAGCTGGCGCTGCACGACGCCCGCACCGGCGAGAAGGTCGGCGAGATCCCGCTGCCGGGTCTGGGCACGCTGGCCGGGCTGAGCACCCGCCCCGAGGGCGGCCACGAGCTCTGGTTCGGCTACACCGACTACACGACTCCGCTGGAGATCCACCACTTCGACGCGCGCACCGGCCTGAGCACCGTGTGGGAGCGGCCGCCGGCCGAGGTGGAGCTCCCGCAGGTCCGCACGCGGCAGGTCACGTACACCTCCAAGGACGGCACCGCGGTCCGGATGTTCGTCATCGAGGGCGGCGAGGATGGCAAGGAGGGCGAGGAGGGCGAGGAGGGCCCGAAGCCGACCATCCTCTACGGCTACGGCGGCTTCAACATCCCCATGACCCCGGTCTACAGCCCGCGGATCCTGGCCTGGGTCAACGCCGGCGGCACCTACGCGATCGCGAACCTGCGCGGCGGCTCCGAGGAAGGCGAGGAGTGGCACCGCGCCGGGATGATGGCGAACAAGCAGAACGTCTTCGACGACTTCCACGCCGCCGGCGACTGGCTGGTCGACCATGGCGTGACCACCCGTGCGCAGCTCGGGATCTTCGGCGGCTCCAACGGCGGGCTGCTGGTCGGCGCGGCACTGACCCAGCATCCTGAGAAGTACGCGGCGGTGGTGTGCTGGGCGCCGCTGCTGGACATGATCCGCTACGAGCAGCACGGCCTCGGCGTCACGTGGAACGAGGAATTCGGCACCGCCGAGGACCCCGAGCAGTTCGGTTGGCTGATCGCTTACTCGCCGTATCACAATGTGCACGAAGGCACCGCCTACCCGGCCACCCTGTTCGCCGTCTTCGATAGCGACAGCCGCGTCGACCCGCTGCACGCCCGCAAGCTCGCGGCCGCCCTCCAGCACGCCACCTCGGCGCCGATCACGCGGCGGCCGGTGCTGTTCCGCGCGGAGCGCGAGGCCGGCCACGCCGCCCGCAGCGTCTCCAAGACGGTGGGCGTGTACGCGGACATGTGGGGCTTCATGGCCGCGGAGCTGGGACTGGAAGTGACGTCGGCGGGCGTGCCAGTCTGA
- a CDS encoding response regulator, whose amino-acid sequence MSERDGNLRVLIVDDHPVVRAGLTGMLAAEPDLDVVAEAADGAEAVRLALELAPDVVLMDLRMAGVDGVEATARLAAAAPAVKVLILTTYDTDADIVRAVEAGATGYLLKDTPRADLAEAVRLAARGETVLAPAVAAKLVNHMRTPAAQPLTPREREVLALVARGLANAEIGRELFISEATVKTHLVRVFGKLGVDDRTAAVTKAMAQGLL is encoded by the coding sequence ATGAGTGAGCGGGACGGGAATCTCCGGGTCCTGATCGTGGACGACCACCCGGTGGTCCGCGCCGGCCTGACCGGCATGCTGGCCGCCGAACCGGACCTGGACGTGGTGGCCGAGGCCGCCGACGGGGCCGAGGCCGTGCGGCTGGCCCTGGAGCTGGCGCCGGACGTGGTGCTGATGGACCTGCGCATGGCCGGGGTGGACGGCGTCGAGGCCACCGCCCGGCTGGCCGCCGCGGCCCCGGCCGTCAAGGTGCTGATCCTGACCACCTACGACACCGACGCCGACATCGTCCGGGCGGTCGAGGCCGGGGCGACCGGCTACCTGCTGAAGGACACCCCGCGCGCGGACCTGGCCGAGGCGGTGCGGCTGGCCGCCCGCGGCGAGACGGTCCTGGCCCCGGCGGTGGCCGCCAAACTGGTCAACCACATGCGCACGCCCGCCGCGCAGCCGCTGACCCCGCGCGAACGCGAGGTCCTGGCCCTGGTCGCCCGCGGCCTGGCGAACGCCGAGATCGGCCGCGAGCTGTTCATCAGCGAGGCCACCGTGAAAACCCACCTGGTCCGGGTGTTCGGCAAGCTCGGCGTGGACGACCGCACCGCCGCGGTGACGAAGGCGATGGCCCAGGGGCTGCTCTGA
- a CDS encoding ABC transporter permease encodes MSAMATGQTVETAGAAEGTAEAWERQRATLREVWRIGRVRMVVEVVQLTRNTGLLIYTFAVPVVMLLLFGSIFRGRIEGTDATYQQVYATGMIGMCVINGALQNLAYQVAGERHTKALKRLRTTPMPAASYFLGKVASVLAATLAQVAVMLLVGVTVMGLSLPTSPERWFTFAWVLLLGCTACSLLGIGMSGLIRSENGGAIVWLPIMVLQFISGVFILFSQLPKAVQEVGAAFPIKWLCQGMRSVFLPDSFKYAEPAGSWEHGRLALVLSAWCVIGLLLCLKTFTWRGRDDG; translated from the coding sequence ATGAGCGCGATGGCGACAGGGCAGACAGTCGAGACGGCGGGGGCCGCGGAGGGGACGGCTGAGGCCTGGGAACGACAGCGCGCCACGCTGCGCGAGGTGTGGCGGATCGGCCGGGTGCGGATGGTCGTGGAGGTGGTGCAGCTGACCCGCAACACCGGGCTGCTGATCTACACCTTCGCGGTGCCGGTGGTGATGCTGCTGCTGTTCGGGTCGATCTTCCGGGGGCGGATCGAGGGGACGGACGCGACGTACCAGCAGGTCTACGCGACCGGGATGATCGGCATGTGCGTCATCAACGGCGCGCTGCAGAACCTGGCGTACCAGGTGGCCGGTGAACGCCACACGAAGGCGCTCAAGCGGCTGCGGACCACGCCGATGCCGGCCGCGTCGTACTTCCTGGGCAAGGTGGCCTCGGTGCTGGCCGCGACGCTCGCCCAGGTCGCGGTGATGCTGCTGGTCGGGGTGACGGTGATGGGGCTGAGTCTGCCGACGTCGCCGGAGCGCTGGTTCACCTTCGCCTGGGTGCTGCTCCTCGGCTGTACCGCCTGCAGCCTGCTCGGGATCGGGATGAGCGGGCTCATCCGCTCGGAGAACGGCGGCGCGATCGTCTGGCTGCCGATCATGGTGTTGCAGTTCATCTCGGGGGTGTTCATCTTGTTCTCGCAGCTGCCCAAGGCGGTCCAGGAGGTCGGGGCGGCGTTCCCCATCAAGTGGCTGTGCCAGGGGATGCGCTCGGTGTTCCTGCCGGACTCGTTCAAGTACGCCGAACCGGCCGGGTCCTGGGAACACGGACGGCTTGCCCTGGTGCTGTCGGCCTGGTGTGTGATCGGCTTGCTCCTGTGCCTGAAGACGTTCACGTGGCGGGGAAGGGACGACGGGTGA
- a CDS encoding TIGR03668 family PPOX class F420-dependent oxidoreductase gives MTPEQARAAFLAQPHAILATADASGVPHLVPVVFAEAGAGLALVVDHKPKRSTDLKRLRNIAANPHVSLLAEHYDADWNALWWARADGTARVGPLAPEVLAAFQRKYPQYRTTPPQGPAVTVTVAKWSGWEAARGEDS, from the coding sequence ATGACCCCCGAGCAAGCCAGAGCCGCCTTCCTGGCGCAGCCGCACGCGATCCTGGCCACGGCGGACGCCTCAGGCGTCCCTCATCTGGTACCGGTAGTCTTCGCCGAGGCCGGTGCGGGCCTGGCCCTGGTGGTGGACCACAAGCCCAAGCGCAGCACCGATCTGAAGCGGTTGCGGAACATCGCGGCGAACCCGCACGTCTCCTTATTGGCGGAGCACTACGACGCCGACTGGAACGCCCTGTGGTGGGCCCGAGCCGACGGCACCGCCCGCGTCGGTCCCCTGGCGCCGGAGGTACTGGCCGCGTTCCAGCGGAAGTACCCGCAGTACCGCACGACCCCGCCGCAGGGCCCGGCGGTGACGGTGACGGTCGCGAAGTGGTCGGGCTGGGAGGCCGCCCGGGGCGAAGACTCTTGA
- a CDS encoding sensor histidine kinase, whose product MIEPDAPAGSAGPAGGPASAVPASGSPAADSSASDVPESGGPAAGATVGAPVVSDTIAQDARDSFASWKRIARWWAIGWHFGLAIGVLLVAIEHKPVWLYFALAGMSASYLLLQHRWLLDRGSPRAVYYHLAIVCSLCFAVVWGDPSLVFMASVVLSQFSPLTGFRMRGLLALAGASAVLTLPIALQDGLSGGSVVAWGLTAGGALFFNLFIGVFFGEMLNDHDRRGALIRELEATRAELERAHHEAGVREERERLAREIHDTLAQGFTSLLMLIQAAEATLDTDPGTTRERLDLAARTARENLAEARALIGGDPTAGLPLDAALRRAAARIGEELGMATAVDIGGTPRTLTATVQVVTLRVAQEALANVRKHARAASATVWLTYGADRLTLAVEDDGVGMPEAPCGGFGMRSMRERVEQVGGELTITSAPGAGTRVEAEVPYE is encoded by the coding sequence GTGATCGAGCCCGACGCGCCGGCCGGGTCCGCAGGCCCGGCCGGCGGCCCTGCGTCAGCTGTCCCGGCGTCCGGGAGCCCGGCAGCCGACAGCTCCGCATCCGATGTCCCGGAGTCCGGCGGCCCGGCCGCCGGCGCAACTGTCGGCGCGCCCGTCGTCAGCGACACCATCGCCCAGGACGCCCGCGACTCCTTCGCGTCCTGGAAGCGCATCGCGCGGTGGTGGGCCATCGGATGGCACTTCGGCCTGGCCATCGGGGTCCTGCTGGTCGCCATCGAGCACAAGCCGGTCTGGCTGTACTTCGCGCTGGCCGGGATGTCGGCGTCCTACCTGCTGCTCCAGCACCGCTGGCTGCTCGACCGCGGCAGCCCGCGCGCCGTGTACTACCACCTGGCGATCGTGTGCTCGCTGTGCTTCGCCGTCGTGTGGGGGGACCCCAGTCTGGTCTTCATGGCCAGCGTCGTCCTGTCGCAGTTCTCGCCGCTGACCGGCTTCCGGATGCGGGGCCTCCTGGCCCTGGCCGGGGCCTCGGCGGTGCTGACCCTGCCGATCGCCCTGCAGGACGGCCTGAGCGGCGGCAGCGTGGTCGCCTGGGGGCTGACGGCCGGGGGCGCGCTGTTCTTCAACCTGTTCATCGGGGTCTTCTTCGGCGAGATGCTGAACGACCACGACCGCCGCGGCGCGCTGATCCGGGAGCTGGAGGCCACCCGGGCGGAGCTGGAACGGGCCCACCACGAGGCCGGGGTGCGCGAGGAGCGCGAGCGGCTGGCCCGGGAGATCCACGACACCCTGGCGCAGGGCTTCACCAGCCTGCTGATGCTGATCCAGGCCGCCGAGGCGACGCTGGACACCGACCCAGGCACCACCCGGGAGCGCCTGGACCTGGCGGCCCGCACCGCGCGGGAGAACCTGGCCGAGGCCAGGGCCCTCATCGGCGGCGACCCGACCGCCGGGCTCCCGCTGGACGCCGCGCTGCGGCGTGCGGCGGCCCGGATCGGCGAGGAACTGGGAATGGCCACCGCCGTCGACATCGGCGGGACCCCGCGGACGCTGACCGCCACCGTGCAGGTCGTGACGCTGCGGGTGGCGCAGGAGGCGCTGGCCAACGTCCGCAAGCACGCGCGGGCGGCGTCGGCCACGGTGTGGCTGACCTACGGCGCCGACCGGCTGACGCTGGCCGTCGAGGACGACGGCGTCGGGATGCCGGAGGCGCCGTGCGGCGGCTTCGGGATGCGCTCCATGCGCGAGCGTGTCGAGCAGGTCGGCGGCGAGCTGACGATCACCAGCGCGCCCGGAGCCGGGACGCGCGTCGAGGCGGAGGTGCCCTATGAGTGA
- a CDS encoding LLM class F420-dependent oxidoreductase, which translates to MDLRVLTEPQQGASYDTLLRVARAAEDLGYDGFFRSDHYRAGGAADGLPGPTDCWTTLAGLARETRRIRLGSLVTPATFRLPGPLAIQVAQVDQMSGGRVELGLGTGWDAAEHAAYGIPFPERRFGRLEEQLQIVKGLWSTPAGQTYSFKGEHYELTDSPALPKPAQRPHPPIIVGGRGPQRTPRLAATYASEFNSNFRPSDQVADSYVRVREACEAVGRDPDTLTLSVTMVVACGRTGAEIERRAEAIARKTAANQMVLRLTPGQLLEKLGEYHAVGTRRVYLRTFDLDDLDQLELVASEVFPHAGIL; encoded by the coding sequence ATGGATCTTCGAGTACTCACGGAGCCGCAGCAGGGTGCCTCCTACGACACCCTGCTGCGGGTCGCCCGCGCCGCCGAAGACCTCGGCTACGACGGTTTCTTCCGCTCCGACCACTACCGGGCCGGCGGGGCCGCCGACGGGCTGCCGGGTCCCACCGACTGCTGGACGACGCTGGCCGGACTCGCGCGGGAGACGCGGCGGATACGCCTGGGCTCGCTGGTGACGCCGGCGACGTTCCGGCTCCCCGGGCCGCTGGCGATCCAGGTCGCGCAGGTGGACCAGATGTCGGGCGGCCGGGTCGAGCTGGGCCTGGGCACCGGTTGGGACGCGGCCGAACACGCTGCGTACGGGATCCCGTTCCCAGAGCGCAGGTTCGGCCGGCTCGAGGAGCAGCTCCAGATCGTCAAGGGGCTCTGGAGCACGCCGGCCGGACAGACGTACTCGTTCAAGGGCGAGCACTACGAGCTCACCGACTCCCCCGCGCTCCCCAAGCCCGCGCAGCGCCCGCATCCGCCGATCATCGTCGGCGGCCGGGGCCCGCAGCGCACCCCGCGCCTGGCCGCGACCTACGCCTCCGAGTTCAACTCGAACTTCCGGCCCTCGGACCAAGTCGCGGACAGCTATGTCCGAGTGCGGGAAGCCTGCGAGGCGGTCGGGCGCGATCCTGACACCCTGACCCTGTCCGTGACCATGGTCGTGGCCTGCGGACGGACCGGGGCGGAGATCGAGCGGCGCGCCGAGGCGATAGCCCGCAAGACCGCCGCGAACCAGATGGTGCTGCGGCTGACGCCGGGTCAACTTCTCGAAAAACTTGGCGAATATCACGCGGTCGGAACCCGGCGCGTCTACCTGCGCACTTTCGACCTCGACGACCTGGACCAGCTGGAACTCGTCGCGAGCGAGGTTTTTCCGCACGCTGGGATCCTCTAA
- a CDS encoding ABC transporter ATP-binding protein → MTTALRVRGLRKNYGDAAALAGVDLEVAAGEIFALLGPNGAGKSTAVEILEGLRGRDGGEVSVLGVDPARADHRWRARIGVVLQEAKDFTMLRVGEAVRQFGAYYPAPRDPDEVIAAVGLTEQTRTLTSRLSGGQRRRLDVALGIVGDPELLFLDEPTTGFDPAARRQFWELIGSLRTAGTTILLTTHYLEEAEALADRVGVLAEGRLVEVDAPDRLGGRDRAEAIVTWEEEDGRRREQRTSEPTRFVAELSTLFRGEIPGLSVVRPSLEDIYLDLIGARLIGAQEGSSR, encoded by the coding sequence ATGACCACAGCACTGCGCGTCAGGGGACTGCGCAAGAACTACGGGGACGCCGCGGCGCTCGCCGGCGTCGATCTGGAGGTCGCCGCCGGCGAGATCTTCGCGCTGCTGGGACCGAACGGCGCGGGCAAGAGCACCGCCGTGGAGATCCTGGAAGGGCTGCGGGGGCGCGACGGGGGCGAGGTGTCGGTGCTGGGCGTGGACCCGGCCCGGGCGGACCACCGGTGGCGGGCCCGGATCGGGGTCGTGCTGCAGGAGGCCAAGGACTTCACGATGCTGCGGGTCGGGGAGGCCGTGCGGCAGTTCGGCGCCTACTACCCGGCCCCCCGCGACCCGGACGAGGTGATCGCGGCGGTCGGGCTCACCGAGCAGACCCGGACCCTCACCTCACGGCTGTCCGGCGGGCAGCGTCGGCGGCTGGACGTGGCGCTCGGCATCGTCGGGGACCCGGAGCTGCTGTTCCTGGACGAGCCGACGACCGGGTTCGACCCGGCCGCGCGCCGCCAGTTCTGGGAGCTGATCGGCTCGCTGCGCACCGCCGGGACCACCATCCTGCTCACCACGCACTACCTGGAGGAGGCCGAGGCCCTGGCCGACCGGGTCGGCGTGCTGGCCGAGGGCCGGCTGGTCGAGGTGGACGCGCCGGACCGGCTCGGCGGCCGGGACCGGGCCGAGGCGATCGTGACCTGGGAGGAGGAGGACGGCCGCCGCCGCGAGCAGCGCACCTCGGAGCCGACACGCTTCGTCGCGGAGCTGTCGACGCTGTTCCGGGGCGAGATCCCGGGGCTGTCGGTGGTGCGGCCGTCGCTGGAGGACATCTATCTGGATCTGATCGGGGCACGGCTGATCGGGGCGCAGGAGGGGAGTTCGCGATGA
- a CDS encoding maleylpyruvate isomerase N-terminal domain-containing protein: MTQARDLYLSVADTAAKLLAAPEVAEGWDQPSALAKLSVQGLAGHLAGQVFFIPAVLAEPLPAEPAISIHEYYERVSWIGSDLDTPFNQAIRSGGEQEAADGPAALAARVAACVEELGTVLPAAPDRLVRRPTWGPWSITLDDFVTSRMLELIVHSDDLAYSVGLPTPESPARAVETVVDLLSRIALRRHGATGVLRALSRSERAPASISAL; the protein is encoded by the coding sequence GTGACACAGGCGAGGGATCTCTACCTGAGCGTGGCGGACACAGCGGCGAAGCTGTTGGCCGCGCCAGAGGTCGCAGAGGGCTGGGACCAGCCCTCGGCCTTGGCGAAGCTCAGTGTCCAGGGGCTGGCGGGCCACCTGGCCGGGCAGGTCTTCTTCATCCCCGCGGTGCTGGCCGAGCCGCTGCCCGCCGAGCCCGCCATCTCGATCCACGAGTACTACGAACGGGTCAGCTGGATCGGCTCGGACCTCGACACGCCGTTCAACCAGGCCATCCGGTCCGGCGGCGAGCAGGAGGCGGCCGACGGGCCGGCCGCGCTGGCCGCTCGAGTCGCCGCGTGCGTCGAGGAGTTGGGCACCGTCCTGCCGGCCGCGCCGGACCGCCTGGTGCGCCGCCCCACCTGGGGTCCGTGGTCGATCACCCTCGACGACTTCGTCACCAGCCGGATGCTGGAGCTGATCGTCCACTCCGACGACCTCGCGTACAGCGTCGGCCTGCCGACACCGGAGTCCCCGGCCCGCGCCGTGGAGACGGTGGTGGACCTGCTGTCCCGCATCGCCTTGCGCCGGCACGGCGCGACCGGCGTCCTGCGCGCGCTGAGCCGCAGCGAACGCGCACCGGCGTCGATCTCGGCGCTCTAG
- a CDS encoding mechanosensitive ion channel family protein — translation MGNWFSDHTSVIVSDAVTIVSIIVVAMILRKVTRTFIRRTIEKAAMRAESKPGRFLESGLLMGAERRMQRTRALGGVLGSIASVTIMIIAALMVIQQLHIPTGPLLASVGGLSVAVGFGARDVVTDLLAGIFMIMEDQYGVGDFIDAGVAKGTVEDVGLRITQLRDPDGVVWYVRNGTIKRIGNQSQGHARAIVDVPVSYTENPSRVSDIMVETAHQLFEDPMWKASFLSEAPTIAGIESIEGDHMMMRVSMRTAPRTSSEVARELRSRLLTAFDEAGVKVGLPAASATGAGSSLEDALPAQTGPNS, via the coding sequence GTGGGCAACTGGTTCAGCGACCACACCAGCGTGATCGTCTCCGACGCCGTCACGATCGTGTCGATCATCGTCGTGGCGATGATCCTGCGGAAGGTCACGCGCACCTTCATCCGCCGGACCATCGAGAAGGCCGCGATGCGCGCCGAGTCCAAGCCGGGGCGCTTCCTGGAGTCCGGGCTCCTGATGGGCGCCGAGCGGCGGATGCAGCGCACCCGCGCCCTCGGCGGCGTGCTGGGCAGCATCGCCAGCGTGACCATCATGATCATCGCGGCGCTGATGGTCATCCAGCAGCTGCACATCCCCACCGGGCCGCTGCTGGCCTCGGTGGGCGGGCTGTCGGTGGCGGTCGGCTTCGGCGCCCGCGACGTGGTGACCGACCTGCTGGCCGGGATCTTCATGATCATGGAGGACCAGTACGGGGTCGGCGACTTCATCGACGCCGGCGTCGCCAAGGGCACCGTGGAGGACGTGGGCCTGCGGATCACGCAGCTGCGCGACCCCGACGGGGTGGTCTGGTACGTGCGCAACGGCACGATCAAGCGGATCGGCAACCAGTCGCAGGGGCACGCGCGCGCCATCGTGGACGTCCCGGTCTCCTACACCGAGAACCCCTCGCGGGTCAGCGACATCATGGTCGAGACCGCGCACCAGCTGTTCGAGGACCCGATGTGGAAGGCCAGCTTCCTGTCCGAGGCGCCGACCATCGCCGGCATCGAGTCCATCGAGGGCGACCACATGATGATGCGCGTCAGCATGCGCACCGCCCCGCGCACCAGCTCCGAGGTCGCGCGGGAGCTGCGCTCGCGGCTGCTCACGGCCTTCGACGAGGCCGGGGTGAAGGTCGGCCTGCCCGCCGCGAGCGCGACCGGCGCCGGGAGCAGCCTCGAGGACGCCCTTCCTGCTCAAACAGGGCCCAACTCCTGA
- a CDS encoding ROK family protein encodes MANPDTTPGTPRLLRSINDRSALELLLEHGPLTRTRIGALTGLSKPTASQLVDRLLTADLIVAAGTAAGGPGPSAQLYAVNPAAGHAGGVDVTHTRVTAAVADLTGEVAGEFEVPVVGRSAAGSVERVRDALHGAAEAAGVAPEAVRHVVIGVPGAPHPQTGQLGFARDLPGWHGGNLGRLRELLGVRVEVENDVNLAAIAEQHLGQARGADDFVVFWMGNGIGLAIVQDGRFVRGATGGAGEIGYMPVALDPQDPLMRSAKPVKNTFQNIAGRPAVLHLAREHGIRVDDHSDAVRRAVETGNTAMLTTLAQRAARGLAPVLAVLDPSLVVLSGGTLRAGGDLLKDLITHELHAVAVPRPTLAVSTVEGNPVLAGAIHAALRTVREDLFNRGV; translated from the coding sequence GTGGCCAATCCTGACACCACCCCCGGTACCCCCCGTCTTCTGCGGTCGATCAACGACCGGTCGGCCCTGGAGCTGCTCCTGGAGCACGGTCCGCTGACCCGCACCCGCATCGGCGCGCTGACCGGGCTGTCCAAGCCCACCGCCAGCCAGCTGGTCGACCGGCTGCTGACCGCCGACCTGATCGTCGCGGCCGGCACCGCGGCCGGCGGCCCCGGACCCAGCGCCCAGCTGTACGCCGTGAACCCGGCCGCCGGGCACGCCGGCGGGGTCGACGTCACCCACACCCGGGTCACCGCCGCCGTCGCCGACCTGACCGGCGAGGTGGCCGGCGAGTTCGAGGTGCCGGTGGTCGGCCGCAGCGCGGCCGGGAGCGTGGAGCGCGTGCGCGATGCCCTGCACGGCGCCGCCGAGGCCGCCGGGGTCGCCCCGGAGGCGGTCCGGCACGTGGTCATCGGCGTCCCCGGCGCCCCGCACCCGCAGACCGGCCAGCTCGGCTTCGCCCGCGACCTGCCCGGCTGGCACGGCGGCAACCTGGGCCGGCTGCGCGAGCTGCTGGGCGTGCGGGTCGAAGTCGAGAACGACGTCAACCTCGCCGCCATCGCCGAGCAGCACCTGGGCCAGGCCCGCGGCGCCGACGACTTCGTGGTGTTCTGGATGGGCAACGGCATCGGACTGGCGATCGTGCAGGACGGCCGGTTCGTGCGCGGCGCGACCGGCGGGGCCGGCGAGATCGGCTACATGCCGGTCGCCCTGGATCCGCAGGACCCGCTGATGCGCTCAGCCAAACCGGTGAAGAACACCTTCCAGAACATCGCCGGCCGCCCGGCGGTCCTGCACCTGGCCCGCGAGCACGGCATCCGCGTCGACGACCACTCCGACGCCGTCCGGCGCGCGGTGGAGACCGGCAACACGGCGATGCTGACCACCCTGGCCCAGCGCGCCGCGCGCGGGCTGGCCCCGGTCCTGGCCGTCCTGGACCCCTCGCTCGTCGTCCTGTCCGGCGGCACCCTGCGCGCCGGCGGCGACCTCCTCAAAGACCTGATCACGCACGAGCTGCACGCGGTGGCGGTACCCCGCCCGACGCTCGCGGTGTCCACCGTGGAAGGCAACCCGGTCCTGGCCGGGGCCATCCACGCGGCGCTGCGGACGGTGCGCGAAGACCTCTTCAACCGCGGGGTGTAG